The proteins below come from a single Spirochaetota bacterium genomic window:
- the argF gene encoding ornithine carbamoyltransferase — MNIPYIKTKDLLSITDLTREEIFNIFELSQKLKKDLKSGITQYYLKDKTLAMIFEKSSTRTRVSFEVGIFQLGGYALYLNRNDLQLGRGETISDTAKVLSRYVNGIMIRAFSHEMVERLAKNSQVPVINGLTDKFHPCQSLTDFFTIYEKEKNYKNIKLAYIGDGNNVAHSLLLGASILGIDISIASPEEFSPDAQIVKRALALSTETGVNIEVTSNIQEAVREANFIYTDVWISMGQEDEEENRKRIFADYRIDNDLLKRCAPNCLVMHCLPAHRGEEIHTEVIDSNRSIVFDQAENRLHVQKAILTSLMTKGE; from the coding sequence TTGAATATTCCATATATTAAGACAAAGGATTTACTCTCAATAACTGATCTCACAAGAGAGGAGATATTCAATATATTTGAATTATCCCAAAAATTGAAGAAGGATCTAAAAAGTGGAATAACTCAATACTATCTGAAAGATAAAACCCTTGCCATGATCTTTGAGAAAAGTTCCACAAGAACACGAGTGTCCTTTGAGGTAGGCATTTTCCAGTTAGGAGGGTATGCCCTATATCTTAACAGGAATGATCTTCAACTTGGAAGGGGAGAAACAATATCTGACACAGCAAAGGTTCTTTCACGATATGTTAATGGTATAATGATAAGGGCTTTCTCCCATGAAATGGTTGAGAGGTTAGCTAAGAATTCTCAAGTTCCAGTAATCAATGGACTAACTGATAAATTCCATCCATGTCAGTCATTAACGGATTTTTTTACAATTTACGAAAAAGAAAAAAATTATAAAAATATAAAGTTGGCATATATTGGAGATGGAAACAACGTAGCCCATTCGCTACTTTTAGGTGCTTCAATATTAGGTATAGATATCTCAATTGCATCCCCAGAAGAATTTTCTCCAGATGCTCAAATAGTGAAAAGGGCGCTTGCATTATCAACAGAGACAGGAGTAAATATTGAAGTTACTTCCAATATACAAGAAGCGGTAAGAGAAGCTAACTTTATCTACACAGATGTCTGGATAAGCATGGGGCAGGAGGATGAAGAAGAAAATAGAAAAAGGATATTTGCTGATTACAGGATAGATAACGATCTTTTGAAAAGATGTGCGCCAAATTGTCTGGTCATGCATTGCCTACCGGCACATCGAGGAGAAGAGATACATACAGAGGTTATAGATTCTAACAGGTCTATTGTATTTGATCAGGCTGAAAATAGGCTGCATGTTCAAAAGGCCATACTCACTTCTCTGATGACTAAGGGGGAATAA
- a CDS encoding argininosuccinate synthase, which yields MDIKKIILAYSGGLDTSVILKWLIETYNCEVICFVADIGQKDEFDSVKDKAVATGASKCYIEDIQEEFIRDYVFPAIKANAIYENRYMLGTALARPTIAKKQIEIAIREGADALCHGATGKGNDQVRFEMTYMSLAPQLKIIAPWRIWNLNSRSLLFDYASKHDIELPITRDKPYSMDANILHISYEGGILEDPYREPDESMFILTRSPENAPETPTYLDIMFEKGEPIGINDERLSPVNLMKKLNIIAGENGIGRIDIVENRLVGIKSRGVYETPAGTLLHIAHRDLESITLDRDTQHFKDKHAIEYANLVYNGQWFTKKRESLDAFIKETQKNVTGSVKIKLYKGNCIVTGRKSPLSLYDPNIATFDEGKLYDQKDATGFINIFGLQSKTEALLSKREK from the coding sequence ATGGATATAAAAAAGATTATTCTAGCTTACTCAGGAGGCCTCGATACTTCTGTAATTCTAAAATGGTTAATAGAGACCTATAACTGCGAGGTAATATGCTTTGTTGCAGACATTGGACAAAAGGATGAATTCGATTCTGTTAAGGATAAAGCAGTTGCAACAGGGGCTAGTAAATGTTATATCGAGGATATTCAGGAGGAATTTATAAGGGACTATGTATTCCCAGCAATAAAGGCGAACGCCATATATGAAAACAGATATATGCTCGGTACTGCCCTTGCGAGACCTACTATTGCCAAGAAACAGATTGAAATTGCCATAAGGGAGGGAGCAGATGCCCTCTGTCATGGGGCTACAGGAAAGGGGAACGATCAGGTAAGATTTGAGATGACCTATATGTCTCTGGCTCCACAATTGAAGATAATTGCACCTTGGAGGATATGGAATCTGAACTCCAGGTCTCTCCTCTTCGACTATGCCAGCAAACACGATATTGAATTACCAATAACCAGGGATAAACCCTATAGTATGGATGCTAATATCCTTCACATTTCTTATGAAGGGGGTATCCTTGAAGACCCATATAGAGAACCTGACGAGAGTATGTTCATTCTTACAAGATCTCCGGAAAATGCACCAGAGACACCGACCTATCTGGATATAATGTTTGAGAAGGGAGAACCTATTGGAATAAATGACGAGAGATTATCACCCGTAAATCTAATGAAAAAGCTCAACATCATAGCCGGTGAGAATGGAATTGGAAGAATAGATATCGTCGAGAATCGTCTAGTCGGCATTAAATCCAGAGGTGTATATGAAACTCCAGCTGGTACCCTTCTTCATATTGCGCATCGAGATCTTGAATCAATCACGCTTGACAGAGATACACAACACTTTAAGGATAAACATGCGATTGAATATGCTAACCTCGTCTATAATGGACAATGGTTTACTAAAAAGAGGGAATCTCTTGATGCCTTTATAAAGGAAACTCAAAAAAATGTTACCGGTAGTGTAAAGATTAAACTATACAAGGGGAATTGCATTGTGACAGGACGAAAGTCTCCCCTCTCCCTTTATGATCCAAACATTGCAACATTTGATGAGGGGAAACTATATGATCAAAAGGATGCGACTGGCTTCATAAATATCTTTGGATTACAATCTAAAACAGAGGCCTTATTAAGTAAAAGGGAGAAATAA